From one Streptomyces mobaraensis genomic stretch:
- a CDS encoding xanthine dehydrogenase family protein molybdopterin-binding subunit — protein sequence MGGSAGAGGSGGPDDVTGVLGALVTSSVTAPAPVPDGPPQGIGVSVPAADAAAKTQGTFPYAADLWAEGLLWAAVLRSPHPHARIVSIDTATAAAMPGVHAVVTHADVPGDAAHGRRVADRPVFASDVVRHHGEPIAAVAADHPDTARLAAAAIAVEYEVLEPVTDPELAFSAEPLHPDGNLIRHIPLRFGDPEITGEVVVEGLYRIGRQDPAPIGAEAGLAVPRPDGGVEIYCASTDPHADRDLAAACFALEPERVKIVVTGVPGAMGDREDSGVQLPLGLLALRTGHPVKLAATREESFLSHAHRHPTLLRYRHHADAEGKLVKVEAQILMDAGAYADSSGDALAAAVAFACGPYVVPHAFVEGWAVRTNNPPSGHVRGEGAMQVCAAYEGQMDKLAARLGIDPAELRMRNIMATGDILPTGQTVTCPAPVAELLAAVRDFPLPALPKDDPEEEWLLPGGLEGAGEPGAVRRGVGYGVGMVHMLGAEGADEVSTATVKVSGSVATVICAAVETGQGFSTLARQIVQEVLGITDVYVAPVDTDQPPCGPAAHGRHTWVSGGAVERAARMVRTQLLQPLAAQFGMSTELLTIADGKITSYDGVLSTTVAEALDGKELWATAQCRPHPTEPLDETGQGDAFVGIAFCAVRAVVDVDVELGSVRVVEMAVAQDVGRVLNPAQAHARIEAGVTQGLGAALTENLRTSAGQVRRPDFSGYALPTSLDAPDIRIVKLVEERDVVAPFGAKAISAAPVVTSPAAIASAVRAATGRPVNRLPIRPQAAVAVPTGA from the coding sequence ATGGGCGGCAGCGCCGGAGCGGGCGGCTCGGGAGGGCCGGACGACGTGACGGGCGTGCTCGGCGCCCTGGTCACCTCCTCCGTGACCGCGCCCGCGCCGGTCCCCGACGGACCCCCGCAGGGCATCGGCGTGTCCGTCCCGGCCGCCGACGCCGCGGCCAAGACGCAGGGCACCTTCCCGTACGCCGCCGACCTGTGGGCGGAGGGCCTGCTGTGGGCGGCGGTGCTGCGGTCCCCGCACCCGCACGCCCGGATCGTCTCCATCGACACCGCGACGGCCGCCGCCATGCCGGGCGTGCACGCCGTCGTCACCCACGCCGACGTGCCGGGCGACGCCGCGCACGGGCGGCGGGTCGCGGACCGCCCGGTGTTCGCGTCGGACGTGGTGCGCCACCACGGCGAGCCGATCGCCGCGGTCGCCGCCGATCACCCGGACACCGCGCGGCTCGCCGCCGCCGCCATCGCCGTCGAGTACGAGGTGCTGGAGCCGGTCACCGACCCCGAACTGGCCTTCTCCGCCGAGCCGCTGCACCCGGACGGCAACCTCATCCGCCACATCCCGCTGCGCTTCGGCGACCCCGAGATCACCGGCGAGGTGGTGGTCGAGGGGCTGTACCGGATCGGCCGGCAGGACCCGGCGCCCATCGGCGCGGAGGCCGGCCTCGCCGTGCCACGGCCGGACGGCGGCGTCGAGATCTACTGCGCCTCCACCGACCCGCACGCCGACCGCGACCTGGCCGCCGCCTGCTTCGCCCTCGAACCGGAACGCGTCAAGATCGTCGTCACCGGCGTGCCCGGCGCGATGGGCGACCGCGAGGACTCCGGCGTCCAGCTGCCGCTCGGCCTGCTCGCGCTGCGCACCGGCCACCCGGTGAAGCTCGCGGCGACCCGCGAGGAGTCGTTCCTCAGCCACGCCCACCGCCACCCGACGCTGCTGCGCTACCGCCACCACGCGGACGCGGAGGGCAAGCTGGTCAAGGTCGAGGCGCAGATCCTGATGGACGCCGGCGCCTACGCCGACTCCTCCGGCGACGCGCTCGCCGCCGCCGTCGCCTTCGCCTGCGGCCCGTACGTCGTCCCGCACGCCTTCGTCGAGGGCTGGGCCGTCCGCACCAACAACCCGCCGTCCGGGCATGTGCGCGGCGAGGGCGCGATGCAGGTCTGCGCCGCCTACGAGGGCCAGATGGACAAGCTGGCGGCGCGGCTCGGCATCGACCCCGCCGAGCTGCGCATGCGCAACATCATGGCGACGGGCGACATCCTGCCCACCGGCCAGACGGTCACCTGCCCGGCCCCCGTCGCCGAACTCCTCGCCGCCGTCCGAGACTTCCCCCTCCCCGCCCTGCCCAAGGACGATCCGGAGGAGGAGTGGCTGCTCCCCGGCGGCCTGGAGGGCGCCGGCGAACCGGGCGCCGTCCGGCGCGGCGTCGGCTACGGCGTCGGCATGGTCCACATGCTCGGCGCGGAGGGCGCGGACGAGGTGTCCACGGCGACGGTGAAGGTCAGCGGTTCCGTCGCGACCGTCATCTGCGCCGCCGTCGAGACCGGCCAGGGCTTCTCCACCCTCGCCCGGCAGATCGTCCAGGAGGTCCTGGGCATCACGGACGTGTACGTGGCCCCCGTCGACACCGACCAGCCGCCGTGCGGCCCGGCCGCCCACGGCCGCCACACCTGGGTCTCGGGCGGCGCGGTCGAGCGGGCCGCGCGCATGGTGCGCACCCAGCTCCTCCAGCCGCTGGCCGCCCAGTTCGGCATGTCCACCGAGCTGCTGACGATCGCCGACGGCAAGATCACCTCGTACGACGGCGTGCTCAGCACCACCGTCGCCGAGGCCCTCGACGGCAAGGAGCTCTGGGCCACCGCCCAGTGCCGCCCCCACCCCACCGAGCCGCTGGACGAGACCGGCCAGGGCGACGCCTTCGTCGGCATCGCCTTCTGCGCGGTACGGGCCGTGGTGGACGTCGACGTCGAACTCGGCTCCGTCCGCGTCGTCGAGATGGCCGTCGCCCAGGACGTCGGCCGCGTCCTCAACCCCGCCCAGGCACACGCCCGCATCGAGGCCGGCGTCACCCAGGGCCTCGGCGCGGCCCTCACCGAGAACCTCCGCACCTCGGCAGGCCAGGTCCGCCGCCCGGACTTCAGCGGCTACGCCCTGCCGACGTCCCTGGACGCCCCGGACATCCGCATCGTCAAGCTCGTCGAGGAACGCGACGTGGTCGCCCCCTTCGGCGCCAAGGCCATCAGCGCCGCCCCGGTCGTCACCTCCCCCGCCGCCATCGCCTCGGCCGTCCGCGCCGCCACCGGCCGCCCGGTCAACCGCCTCCCGATCCGGCCGCAGGCGGCGGTGGCGGTACCGACGGGGGCGTGA